From Blattabacterium cuenoti, a single genomic window includes:
- a CDS encoding Nramp family divalent metal transporter: protein MQKKKSSIGWRNENQRPSLSEVFSSVSVPKQKGIWKKLFAFTGPGLLIAVGYMDPGNWATDIAGGSKFGYMLLSVIFISNFFAIILQHLALKLGIVCERDLAQACRDHYPSFISFILWVLCEIAIAACDLAEIIGSVLALKLLFGIPITWGVLITAVDVLIILFFQYKGFRYIESVVAALIFTILVCFSFEIISSKPEIFPILKGIIPNPEIIKNSHSFYISIGILGATVMPHNLYLHSSIIQTRDYPRTIEGKKMAIKYATIDSTLSLSLAFFINAAILIISASTFHKAGYTEVADIMDAHELLTPILGSSLSGVFFALALLASGQNSTLTGTLAGQVVMEGFLNIKLKPWIRRLITRLIAIVPAIIASIVYGEKGTTKLLIISQIILSIQLSFAIIPLVNFTGNSEKMGIFVNGMILQISAWLITIIIVLLNLFLLYNTLLGKR, encoded by the coding sequence AAGTTTTTTCTTCCGTTTCTGTTCCTAAACAGAAAGGAATATGGAAAAAACTTTTTGCTTTTACTGGTCCAGGATTATTAATTGCTGTAGGATATATGGATCCAGGAAATTGGGCTACAGATATTGCTGGTGGTTCTAAATTTGGTTACATGCTTCTATCCGTTATTTTTATATCCAATTTTTTTGCTATTATTTTGCAACATTTAGCTTTAAAATTAGGAATTGTTTGTGAAAGAGATTTAGCTCAAGCTTGTAGAGATCATTATCCATCTTTTATTAGTTTTATACTATGGGTATTATGTGAGATTGCAATTGCCGCTTGTGATTTAGCTGAAATTATTGGTTCTGTATTGGCTTTAAAATTGCTTTTTGGCATTCCTATTACATGGGGTGTATTAATTACAGCTGTAGATGTTTTAATTATTTTATTTTTTCAATATAAAGGGTTTAGATATATTGAAAGTGTAGTTGCCGCTTTAATTTTTACAATATTAGTTTGTTTTAGTTTTGAAATTATTAGTTCCAAACCTGAAATTTTTCCCATATTAAAAGGAATTATTCCGAATCCTGAAATCATAAAAAATTCGCATTCTTTTTATATATCTATAGGAATATTAGGAGCAACGGTAATGCCTCACAATCTTTATCTTCACTCAAGCATCATACAAACCAGAGATTATCCACGTACTATTGAAGGTAAAAAAATGGCTATAAAATATGCGACTATAGATAGCACCTTATCTTTATCTTTGGCTTTTTTTATTAACGCAGCTATATTAATTATATCTGCATCTACTTTTCATAAAGCTGGATATACAGAAGTAGCAGACATCATGGATGCACACGAACTATTAACTCCTATATTGGGGTCTAGTCTATCTGGAGTTTTTTTTGCATTAGCTTTACTTGCATCGGGACAAAATTCAACATTAACCGGAACACTAGCTGGACAAGTAGTCATGGAAGGGTTTCTTAATATAAAATTAAAGCCTTGGATTCGAAGATTAATCACAAGACTTATAGCTATTGTTCCAGCTATAATCGCCTCGATTGTTTATGGAGAAAAAGGAACAACTAAATTATTAATAATTAGTCAAATTATTTTATCAATACAATTAAGTTTTGCTATTATTCCACTGGTGAATTTTACGGGAAATTCTGAAAAAATGGGAATATTTGTAAATGGAATGATTCTACAAATATCAGCTTGGTTGATCACCATTATTATTGTATTATTAAATTTATTTTTATTATATAATACTTTATTGGGAAAAAGATAA
- the rplI gene encoding 50S ribosomal protein L9, translated as MKILLKKDIENLGFQYDELDVKPGYARNYLIPKGYAVLALPGTIKNIHEILKQRSKKERFLIEKSKEIEDKLRNLTIKIPVKVGKGGKLFGSINNQYLMKILNKEGISIDKKFIRIPGNKVIKSIGKHQATIRLHRKREFTLNFEVLSFSQ; from the coding sequence ATGAAAATTCTTCTCAAAAAAGATATAGAAAACTTAGGATTTCAATACGATGAATTAGATGTAAAACCTGGTTATGCTAGAAATTATTTAATTCCTAAAGGATATGCTGTTTTAGCATTACCTGGAACTATAAAAAATATTCATGAAATATTGAAACAACGTTCTAAAAAGGAACGTTTTTTAATTGAAAAATCAAAAGAAATAGAAGATAAATTAAGAAATTTAACCATTAAAATCCCAGTAAAGGTAGGAAAAGGAGGTAAACTTTTCGGTTCTATTAATAATCAATATCTGATGAAAATTTTGAATAAAGAAGGAATTTCTATAGATAAAAAATTTATTAGAATACCTGGAAATAAAGTCATTAAATCAATAGGGAAACATCAAGCAACTATCCGATTACATCGGAAACGAGAATTTACGTTAAATTTTGAAGTATTATCTTTTTCCCAATAA
- the rpsR gene encoding 30S ribosomal protein S18: protein MILEENNQHPKSIVDNELRYLSPIKIETKVEKKYCFFEKSNIKYIDYKDPTFLIKFLNAQGKILPRRITGTLQKNQNKLNAAIKRCRHIGLLPFITDDLR from the coding sequence ATGATATTAGAGGAAAATAATCAACATCCCAAATCAATAGTAGATAATGAATTAAGATATTTATCTCCTATTAAAATAGAAACCAAAGTAGAAAAAAAATATTGCTTTTTTGAAAAAAGTAATATTAAATATATAGATTATAAAGATCCTACATTTTTAATAAAATTTTTGAATGCGCAAGGTAAAATTTTGCCACGTCGTATTACAGGAACTTTACAAAAAAATCAAAATAAATTAAATGCAGCTATTAAAAGATGTAGGCATATTGGACTTTTACCTTTTATTACAGATGATTTAAGATAA
- the rpsF gene encoding 30S ribosomal protein S6: MLKHYENIIIITPILSDAQAKETAKEYENYIIQKKGKIVYQEHWGLKKLAYSIQKKQSGCYHLFEFLLNSDLVSDLELKLRQDERILRFLTVKLDKYGIKYAESRRKKLLKKDEKL; the protein is encoded by the coding sequence ATGCTTAAACATTATGAAAATATTATAATAATAACACCTATATTATCGGATGCTCAAGCAAAAGAAACAGCAAAAGAATATGAAAATTACATCATACAAAAAAAAGGAAAAATCGTTTATCAGGAACATTGGGGTTTAAAAAAACTAGCATATTCCATTCAAAAAAAACAAAGTGGTTGTTATCACTTGTTTGAATTTTTGTTAAATTCTGATTTAGTTTCTGATTTAGAATTGAAATTAAGACAAGATGAGCGTATTTTACGCTTTTTAACTGTAAAATTAGATAAGTATGGAATCAAATATGCTGAAAGTAGAAGAAAAAAATTGTTAAAAAAAGATGAAAAATTATGA
- the gltX gene encoding glutamate--tRNA ligase translates to MSLHSVRVRFAPSPTGPLHLGGIRTALYNYLFAKKHGGTFILRIEDTDRKRFVDNSESYILETLKWCQIEPDEGVGYGGSYSPYYQSKRGNIYRMYIDKLLRKGHAYYAFDSDQDIEKKRKEYNHNGFTFSYNSRIRMSLNNSLTMTKEQLHDKLLSCSYVVRFKIKPGEKLKMYDIIRGTIIVDTDYLDDKILLKSDGFATYHLANIIDDYLMKITHVIRGEEWIPSMSLHVLLYRALDWTPPHFAHLPLILKHNGKGKISKRNIDNLNYPIYPIQWKIPKTKIIIPGYRELGYSPEAFVNMLALLGWNPGVEKEIFSLQELISFFSLERIKKYGVCFDIKKASWFNKKHLKKEDVFAFLFEKIQTRSILCKKDYLWKVIHLTMDRIHFIHEIWEHSFYFFISPSFYEANFFSKICHENTIDQLDQAKTLLCNININEFTSLNLKFLFQKTKNKYKIMQLFRLALVGVLKGIDIFIILEMIGKEESIRRIEKLMNQIKEKI, encoded by the coding sequence ATGTCACTACATTCTGTAAGAGTTCGTTTTGCTCCTAGTCCGACAGGTCCACTTCATTTAGGTGGAATTCGAACCGCATTATATAATTATCTTTTTGCTAAAAAACATGGTGGTACATTTATTCTGAGAATAGAAGATACTGATCGAAAAAGATTTGTTGATAATTCTGAATCATATATTTTGGAAACATTAAAATGGTGTCAGATAGAACCCGATGAAGGAGTTGGGTATGGAGGTTCTTATTCTCCTTATTATCAATCTAAAAGGGGAAATATTTATCGTATGTATATCGATAAATTGTTAAGAAAAGGACATGCTTATTATGCTTTTGATTCCGATCAAGATATTGAAAAAAAAAGAAAAGAATATAATCATAATGGGTTCACTTTTTCTTACAATTCTAGAATTAGAATGTCTTTGAATAATTCTTTAACTATGACGAAAGAACAATTACATGATAAATTGCTATCTTGTTCTTATGTTGTTCGATTTAAAATCAAACCTGGAGAAAAATTAAAAATGTATGATATTATACGTGGAACTATAATAGTTGATACAGATTATTTAGACGATAAAATTTTGTTAAAATCAGATGGTTTTGCGACTTATCATTTAGCTAATATAATAGATGATTATCTAATGAAAATTACTCATGTGATAAGAGGAGAAGAATGGATACCATCTATGTCTTTGCATGTATTATTATATAGAGCATTGGATTGGACTCCTCCTCATTTTGCACATTTACCTTTAATTTTAAAACATAATGGAAAAGGAAAAATTAGCAAAAGAAATATAGACAATTTAAATTATCCTATATATCCTATACAATGGAAAATTCCAAAAACCAAAATTATCATACCAGGATATAGAGAATTAGGTTATTCTCCAGAAGCATTTGTAAATATGTTAGCTTTATTAGGATGGAATCCTGGAGTTGAAAAGGAAATTTTTTCTTTACAAGAATTAATCAGTTTTTTTTCTTTAGAAAGAATAAAAAAATATGGTGTTTGTTTTGATATTAAAAAAGCGAGTTGGTTTAATAAAAAACATTTAAAAAAAGAAGATGTATTTGCTTTTCTTTTTGAAAAAATCCAAACACGTTCTATTTTATGTAAAAAAGATTATTTATGGAAAGTTATTCATTTAACAATGGATCGGATTCATTTTATTCATGAAATATGGGAACATTCTTTTTATTTTTTTATTTCTCCTAGTTTTTATGAAGCTAATTTTTTCAGTAAAATTTGTCATGAAAACACTATTGATCAATTAGATCAAGCCAAGACATTATTATGCAATATCAATATAAATGAATTTACCTCTTTAAATTTGAAATTTTTGTTTCAAAAAACAAAAAATAAATATAAAATCATGCAATTATTTCGTTTAGCTTTAGTAGGGGTTCTAAAAGGAATTGATATTTTCATCATTTTGGAAATGATAGGAAAAGAAGAAAGTATACGACGTATCGAAAAACTGATGAATCAAATCAAAGAAAAAATTTAG
- the mnmE gene encoding tRNA uridine-5-carboxymethylaminomethyl(34) synthesis GTPase MnmE, which translates to MLDDDTIVALATPIGSSAISVIRISGKNSISIVENIFISIKPGKKLENQSTHTIHLGYIKAENHNLLDQVLVSIFKSPFSYTGENMIEISCHGSYYIQQQILQLLIRKGIRLARPGEFTFRAFINQKVDLSQAEAIADLIVSENKICHELSLQHIKGRLSNMIHGLRKKLLNFSSLLELELDFYEENIIFAKRSELFSFLQDIEKILKDLIESFSLGNAIKRGIYVVIIGEPNVGKSTFFNQVIQEDRSIISHIKGTTRDCVEGEIILNGIIFHFLDTAGIRKSQDPIEIMGVEKTMKKIEEAQVILYIFDSSNKKKQKIISDIQNIYKKYPLKNIFVIANKSDISVCHDFENFKSKIPYFFEISAKNYHEVKIVLNTLSSLFLNKLKETKIVVTQYRHYEALKLSLKELSLAHQAFNQGVSVDLISVYIKEALRYLGEITGEITSEDILKNIFSKFCIGK; encoded by the coding sequence ATGTTAGATGATGATACCATTGTTGCTTTAGCAACTCCTATTGGATCTAGTGCCATTTCTGTTATTCGTATTTCAGGAAAAAATTCCATATCTATTGTTGAAAATATTTTTATTTCTATTAAACCTGGAAAAAAACTGGAGAATCAATCTACACATACTATTCATTTAGGATATATTAAAGCAGAAAATCATAATTTATTAGATCAAGTTTTAGTTTCAATTTTTAAATCTCCTTTTTCTTATACAGGAGAGAACATGATTGAAATTTCATGCCATGGTTCTTATTATATTCAACAACAAATTTTGCAATTGCTCATTAGAAAAGGAATCCGTTTGGCTCGTCCTGGAGAATTTACATTTCGTGCTTTTATAAATCAAAAAGTAGATTTATCACAAGCGGAAGCTATAGCTGATTTGATTGTATCTGAAAATAAAATCTGTCACGAACTATCTTTACAACATATCAAAGGGAGATTGTCTAATATGATTCATGGATTAAGAAAAAAATTATTGAATTTTTCTTCTTTACTAGAATTGGAATTGGATTTTTATGAAGAAAATATAATTTTTGCTAAAAGATCAGAACTTTTTTCTTTTTTACAAGATATAGAAAAAATTTTAAAAGATTTAATTGAATCTTTTTCGTTAGGAAACGCTATAAAAAGAGGAATTTATGTGGTCATTATTGGAGAACCAAATGTAGGAAAATCTACTTTTTTTAATCAAGTCATTCAAGAAGATCGTTCCATTATATCTCATATAAAAGGAACGACTAGAGATTGTGTGGAAGGAGAAATTATTTTAAATGGAATTATTTTCCATTTTTTAGATACAGCAGGGATTAGAAAATCACAGGATCCTATAGAAATTATGGGAGTGGAAAAAACCATGAAAAAAATAGAAGAGGCTCAAGTCATATTATACATTTTTGATTCTTCGAATAAAAAAAAACAAAAAATTATTAGTGATATTCAAAATATTTATAAAAAATATCCATTGAAAAATATTTTTGTCATAGCGAATAAATCAGATATATCCGTTTGTCATGATTTTGAAAATTTCAAGTCAAAAATTCCTTATTTTTTTGAAATTTCGGCAAAAAATTATCATGAAGTCAAAATAGTACTCAATACTTTGAGTTCTTTATTTTTGAATAAATTGAAAGAAACAAAAATAGTGGTAACACAATATAGACATTATGAAGCTTTAAAGCTATCATTAAAAGAACTATCATTAGCACATCAAGCTTTTAATCAAGGAGTTTCAGTGGATTTGATATCGGTATATATTAAAGAAGCGTTACGATATTTAGGAGAAATTACGGGAGAAATCACAAGTGAAGATATACTCAAAAATATTTTTTCAAAATTTTGTATTGGAAAATAA
- the prmC gene encoding peptide chain release factor N(5)-glutamine methyltransferase translates to MIYLDKFYCFFQKTLKDLYTESKERENLFFLLTTHIFKCDKTTILLRLSQKEKINFLIYDKLIKKLWELKKNRPIQYVIGHSYFLGIKFIVNEKVFIPRPETEELVYWILQDHKVYNHDNKNPVQVFDIGTGSGCISITLKKKKPEIVHIYAIDFDTEALDIARKNAKLHNVKISFKNVDILKDIMSIPASKNYVNIIVSNPPYVKLSEKKLLHPNIVQYEPYQALFVPDEDPLIFYKKISFWIQKKLTGIIYVYFEINQFIYLDIINFLRKKGFLNIEIKKDFQGFFRMVRAVYYTK, encoded by the coding sequence ATGATATATTTGGACAAGTTTTATTGTTTTTTTCAAAAAACTCTTAAAGATTTATATACAGAATCTAAAGAAAGAGAAAATCTATTTTTTTTACTCACTACTCATATTTTTAAATGCGACAAAACAACTATTTTATTACGATTAAGTCAAAAAGAAAAAATAAATTTTTTGATTTACGATAAATTAATAAAAAAATTATGGGAATTAAAAAAAAATAGACCCATACAATATGTCATTGGTCATTCCTATTTTTTAGGAATTAAATTCATAGTTAATGAAAAAGTATTCATTCCAAGACCAGAAACAGAAGAACTTGTATACTGGATATTACAAGATCATAAGGTTTACAATCATGATAATAAAAATCCCGTTCAAGTATTTGATATTGGAACAGGAAGTGGATGCATCAGCATTACTTTAAAAAAAAAAAAACCTGAAATTGTACATATTTATGCTATTGACTTTGATACAGAAGCTCTGGATATAGCTCGTAAAAACGCAAAATTACATAATGTGAAAATTTCATTCAAAAATGTAGATATTTTAAAAGATATAATGTCTATCCCCGCAAGTAAAAATTATGTTAACATTATTGTTAGTAATCCTCCTTACGTAAAACTATCTGAAAAAAAACTTCTACATCCAAATATTGTTCAATACGAACCTTATCAAGCTTTATTTGTTCCTGATGAGGATCCTTTGATTTTTTATAAAAAAATTTCTTTTTGGATCCAAAAAAAACTAACTGGAATTATTTATGTTTATTTTGAAATCAACCAATTTATTTATTTAGATATTATTAATTTTTTGAGAAAAAAAGGATTTTTAAATATAGAAATCAAGAAAGATTTTCAAGGTTTTTTTAGAATGGTTCGTGCCGTTTATTACACAAAATAA
- the ligA gene encoding NAD-dependent DNA ligase LigA has product MDKKIEKKIYKIRKELLKYNDQYYNYDTSEVSDLYFDQKLKELSFLEKKYPELQDTTSPTMKVGSKIHEKNSISTVNHQYKMYSLRNTYSKKELMIWKTKISQSVHSLSFVCEPKYDGVSVNLIYQNGFLKNAVTRGDGEKGEDVTKNIKTIPYIPLKLKGNHYPTYLEIRGEIILSIRNFIEINKKRIKNGQIPYVNPRNTASGTLKIHDTQEVRKRNLFCIVFHVVGNNLPFDTQYEAIKYIKYWGFKAPDTTRFCKSMKEIFHFIDFWKIYQNQLPYQTDGIVIKVNEYQKQFLLGFTNKYPRWAIAYKFRQKLYETQLLSITFQVGRTGIITPVANVVPTFITGTTIKRVVLYNDRFIQKMGIHYGDTLLLEKGGNIIPKVTEINIKKRSNQTFPVFFLKKCPSCNSILTKKNELFYCTHQNCFSQRIEKIMHFVKVMNIKKIGKKIIHKLYKKGFLYSFYNLYELKKKELLQIDGVKEKLACSILNNIEKSKENPYYRILFSLGIRHVGEYISKKLTDNFWNINSLMHASYHHLISISGIGKEIATSIITYFSNTEHKHIIKTLGKYGLHFYKCPITKKYSFFEGKSFVFTGKLSCMTRDEAKNIIESLGGRVYNTVNNEINFIVVGKNFGSKLKKSMKKNHVIILTEHIFLKMLKKEKK; this is encoded by the coding sequence ATGGATAAAAAAATAGAAAAAAAAATATATAAAATCAGAAAAGAATTATTAAAATATAATGACCAATATTATAATTATGATACTTCGGAAGTATCCGACTTATATTTTGATCAAAAATTAAAAGAATTATCTTTTTTAGAGAAAAAATATCCTGAATTACAGGATACTACTTCTCCTACAATGAAAGTCGGATCAAAAATTCATGAAAAAAATTCTATTTCTACTGTGAATCATCAATACAAAATGTACTCTCTTAGAAATACCTATTCTAAAAAAGAATTAATGATTTGGAAAACCAAAATCAGTCAATCAGTTCATTCTTTATCTTTTGTTTGTGAACCCAAATATGATGGAGTGTCTGTTAATTTAATTTATCAAAACGGATTTTTAAAAAATGCGGTTACTCGTGGTGATGGAGAGAAAGGAGAAGATGTTACAAAAAATATAAAAACGATCCCATATATTCCTTTAAAATTAAAAGGGAATCACTATCCTACGTATCTTGAGATACGTGGAGAAATTATTCTTTCTATAAGAAATTTTATAGAAATCAATAAAAAACGTATCAAAAATGGACAAATTCCTTATGTCAATCCTAGAAATACGGCGAGTGGAACATTAAAAATTCATGATACTCAAGAAGTACGTAAAAGAAATTTATTTTGTATCGTATTTCATGTTGTAGGAAATAATTTACCTTTTGATACACAATATGAAGCAATAAAATATATAAAATATTGGGGATTTAAAGCTCCGGATACAACACGTTTTTGCAAGAGTATGAAAGAAATATTCCATTTTATAGACTTTTGGAAAATTTATCAAAATCAACTTCCTTATCAAACGGATGGAATAGTCATCAAAGTTAATGAATATCAAAAACAATTCCTGTTAGGATTTACGAATAAATATCCACGTTGGGCTATCGCCTATAAATTTAGACAAAAATTATATGAAACCCAATTATTAAGTATTACATTTCAAGTAGGACGTACGGGGATTATTACACCTGTTGCTAATGTTGTTCCTACTTTTATAACGGGAACTACAATAAAAAGAGTCGTGCTTTATAATGATCGTTTCATACAAAAAATGGGGATTCATTATGGAGATACACTTTTGTTAGAAAAAGGAGGGAATATTATTCCAAAAGTAACAGAAATAAATATAAAAAAAAGATCAAATCAAACTTTTCCTGTATTTTTTTTGAAAAAATGTCCATCATGTAATAGTATTTTGACGAAAAAAAATGAATTATTTTATTGTACTCATCAAAATTGTTTTTCTCAAAGAATAGAAAAAATCATGCATTTCGTAAAAGTTATGAATATAAAAAAAATTGGAAAAAAAATAATTCATAAACTATATAAAAAAGGCTTTTTATATAGTTTTTATAATTTATATGAATTGAAAAAAAAAGAACTACTTCAAATTGATGGAGTTAAAGAAAAACTAGCATGTAGTATTTTAAATAATATAGAAAAATCGAAAGAAAACCCTTATTACAGGATACTATTTTCCTTGGGAATTCGTCATGTAGGAGAATATATTTCCAAGAAATTGACAGATAATTTTTGGAATATAAATTCTTTAATGCATGCAAGTTATCATCATTTAATTTCGATTTCTGGTATAGGTAAAGAAATTGCAACAAGTATCATTACTTATTTTTCAAATACAGAACATAAGCACATCATTAAAACGTTGGGAAAATATGGATTACATTTTTACAAATGTCCTATCACGAAAAAATATTCTTTTTTTGAAGGAAAATCTTTTGTATTTACAGGTAAATTATCTTGTATGACTCGTGATGAAGCTAAAAATATAATAGAATCTTTAGGTGGAAGAGTATATAATACCGTAAATAATGAAATTAATTTTATAGTAGTTGGAAAAAATTTCGGTTCCAAATTAAAAAAAAGTATGAAAAAAAATCATGTAATTATTTTAACAGAACATATTTTTTTGAAAATGCTTAAAAAAGAAAAAAAATGA
- the lon gene encoding endopeptidase La produces the protein MLLKNIFTESGFESEAEFIPLMSQDEEDQLLKDDIPEQLCILTVRNMVLYSGIVFPIIAGKSGSIQLLQDAYGLDKTVGVLTQKNSGIENLSEKDLYSIGTVAKILKLLKMPDGNTTVILQGKRRFKVNRFIQNDPYFKAEIIALEENKPSCKDKEYLALVESIKEIAIKIIQDNPNIPSEASIAIRNIESPSFLINFVAANMNLATRDKQKLLEYDDLKKRAMETLRFLNVEHQQIKLKNDIQSRVRSDMDQQQREYFLHQQIKAIQEELGDISYEKEIDEMRAKASRKKWPKEAKKQFDRELLKMQRTNPQMPEYTVQRNYLELMIDLPWGRYSKDNFDLEYAQKILDRDHYGLEKVKERIVEYLAVLKLRKDMRSPILCFYGPPGVGKTSLGRSIATALKRKYVRISLGGLHDESEIRGHRRTYIGAMPGRLLQSIRKVGTSNPVFVIDEIDKMGIGANGDPSSAMLEVLDPEQNTSFYDNFLEMGYDLSKVLFIATANSLSHIQPALIDRMEVIEMNGYTVEEKTQIVKKHILPKQLKENGLKKSDLVLGTKQIEKVIESYTRESGLRTLEKHIAKLARYVAKHIAMNKKYVKNLSIEKIENILGIPNDPDRYEENNVPGVVTGLAWTHFGGDILYIESSLSKGKGHLSITGNLGEVMKESATIALQYIKAHYKEFNIDPIMFEEKNVHVHVPEGAVPKDGPSAGITMLTSLVSSFTKRKLRPHLAMTGEITLRGKVLPVGGIKEKILAAKRANIKEIILSQDNKKDVDEIKTEHLKGLTFDYVRNMNDVIHLSLL, from the coding sequence ATGTTATTAAAAAATATATTTACAGAATCTGGATTCGAGTCTGAAGCTGAGTTTATACCCTTAATGAGTCAAGATGAAGAAGATCAGTTACTTAAAGACGATATTCCTGAACAATTATGTATCTTAACAGTAAGAAATATGGTTTTGTATTCTGGAATTGTTTTTCCAATTATAGCAGGAAAAAGTGGATCCATACAATTGTTACAAGATGCTTATGGTTTAGATAAAACAGTAGGAGTATTAACACAAAAAAATTCTGGTATAGAAAATCTTAGTGAAAAAGATTTGTATTCTATTGGAACGGTTGCTAAAATATTGAAATTATTGAAAATGCCTGATGGAAATACAACCGTTATTTTACAGGGAAAAAGAAGATTTAAAGTCAATCGTTTTATTCAAAATGATCCATATTTTAAAGCAGAAATTATAGCCTTAGAAGAAAATAAACCTTCCTGTAAGGATAAAGAATACCTTGCTTTAGTCGAATCTATAAAAGAAATAGCTATAAAAATTATTCAAGATAATCCCAACATTCCATCAGAAGCTAGCATTGCTATTCGTAATATAGAAAGTCCTTCTTTTTTAATAAATTTTGTAGCAGCTAATATGAATTTAGCGACTAGAGATAAACAAAAGTTATTAGAATACGATGATTTGAAAAAAAGAGCAATGGAAACGTTACGTTTTCTCAATGTGGAACATCAACAAATTAAATTAAAAAACGATATTCAATCCCGTGTTCGTAGTGATATGGATCAGCAACAAAGAGAATATTTTTTACATCAGCAAATTAAAGCCATACAAGAAGAACTCGGAGATATTTCTTATGAAAAAGAAATAGATGAAATGCGGGCTAAAGCTTCCAGAAAAAAATGGCCAAAGGAAGCAAAAAAACAATTTGATAGGGAATTACTAAAAATGCAAAGAACTAATCCTCAAATGCCAGAATATACAGTACAGAGGAATTATTTGGAATTAATGATTGATCTTCCTTGGGGGAGATATTCTAAAGATAATTTTGATTTAGAATATGCACAAAAAATATTAGATAGGGATCATTATGGACTGGAAAAAGTAAAAGAACGTATTGTAGAATATTTAGCTGTATTAAAATTAAGGAAAGATATGCGTTCTCCTATTCTATGTTTTTACGGTCCACCTGGAGTAGGAAAAACTTCTTTAGGAAGATCTATAGCTACCGCCCTGAAAAGAAAATACGTTCGTATTTCTTTGGGCGGATTACATGATGAATCAGAAATACGAGGACATAGAAGAACTTATATAGGAGCTATGCCGGGTAGGCTATTACAGTCTATTCGAAAAGTAGGGACTTCAAATCCGGTTTTTGTTATAGACGAAATTGATAAGATGGGAATAGGGGCAAATGGAGATCCTTCTTCTGCCATGTTGGAAGTTTTAGATCCTGAACAAAATACCTCTTTTTACGATAATTTTTTAGAAATGGGGTACGATTTATCAAAAGTATTATTTATTGCTACAGCTAATTCACTTTCTCATATTCAACCGGCATTAATAGATAGAATGGAGGTTATAGAAATGAATGGATATACTGTAGAAGAAAAAACACAAATTGTCAAAAAACATATATTACCTAAACAATTAAAAGAGAATGGATTAAAAAAGTCTGATTTGGTACTTGGAACAAAACAAATAGAAAAAGTCATTGAAAGTTATACAAGAGAATCCGGATTGAGAACTTTGGAAAAACATATTGCTAAATTAGCACGTTATGTAGCTAAACATATTGCTATGAATAAGAAATATGTAAAAAATTTAAGTATAGAAAAAATAGAAAATATTCTTGGAATTCCAAATGATCCAGATCGTTATGAAGAAAATAATGTTCCGGGTGTAGTTACTGGTTTAGCTTGGACTCATTTTGGAGGAGATATTTTATATATTGAATCTAGTTTATCTAAAGGTAAAGGTCATTTAAGTATTACTGGTAATTTAGGGGAGGTGATGAAAGAATCTGCAACAATTGCTTTACAGTATATTAAAGCTCATTATAAAGAATTTAACATAGATCCTATCATGTTTGAAGAAAAAAATGTACATGTTCATGTTCCTGAAGGAGCAGTTCCTAAAGACGGTCCATCTGCAGGAATAACAATGTTAACATCTCTAGTATCAAGTTTTACTAAAAGAAAATTAAGACCTCATTTAGCTATGACAGGAGAAATTACCTTAAGAGGGAAAGTTCTTCCGGTGGGTGGAATTAAAGAAAAAATTCTAGCAGCGAAACGTGCGAATATTAAAGAAATTATTCTTTCACAGGATAATAAAAAAGATGTAGATGAAATTAAAACCGAACATTTAAAAGGATTAACCTTTGATTATGTTAGAAATATGAATGATGTAATTCATTTATCTTTATTGTAA